CGTTTCGCCAATCGGTCCGTACAGCGGAAATTCTGTTTCCGCCAAAGTATACATTCCATTTTGCTCTTCCTGGTAGTGCTCCACTTGATAAGCGGCTACTTTGGGGTCGATGACTGACGAGCCTCTTTGGTACGCATACACGTAGCTTGCGTCCGCTGTGATGACATCGCCGACAGCGGGCAGGGTTTTGTCCCAAGCGCCGGCCTTAAAGCCTTCGTCCGGCCTTTCTCCCGCGGCAGGGAACACATCATCCGCTGTAACGGTATAGCTGCCGTTTGCGGACCAGTTGCCTTCCCCATCCGTCAGCGTGACGTACTTCACCACATCCGCATTTTCCCCATCGTTCCAGGCACCATGGATCACAGTAAAGGTCAGCTTTTTCTGATATCTGTCTGGAATATTGTCGTCGTTTTCATCCTTGGAATAATAGAGTTTTAAGGTTGCGATTTTCAGCTCCCCCTCAACCTCAGAGGGCACAAATACCTCAGCGCTGGTCACGGTCCCCTCCACATGGGGGTCATACGCAAATCCTTCGTAGCTCTTATAATCCGTCTCTTTCACTGTGGCGTTCTGCCCGATCTCTCCATAGCCAGCGGGCAGAACTGTGTCGGCCAGCGTATAGGTCCCATCATCAGCTTCCCGATAGTGCTGAATCTGATAGGCCGCTACCTTGGGATCAACCGGGGTTGTATTGGGGGTCCACTGTGCCGTGTAGACAATCTCATAGATGTCTCCAGAGATCGTCTCTGAAACGGAGGGAGACCAGCCAAGGAATGTATGGTCCTCGCGCTGCGGATTGCCGCCAGCAAAGGTGGGAGTGGCGTCTCCCTCAACCAGATTGTAGGTAATCTGGTCCTCGAACACCTCGGCACTGTCCACGCCATCCGTATATCTGACACTGTAAACACCGATCTGAGGCGTACCAATCGCATTTTTGGTGAATTGAACCCTTTCGTCCAAAGCCGTGCTGTCAAACGTCAGATTCACATCACGGTTGGTGTACAGCTCACCAGCTTCGGTATTGTCCTTTTTCAGCTTAATCGTAAAGGTGACCGTCTTGGTATCCTTTGTGATATCACCGATCGTCCAGGTCAATCTACCATCTTCGCCAACCTCAAGAGCTTCATCCGCTGCCTCCGGGACAAGCTCAAAGGAGTCGGTATTGACGACATCCGTCATCACCGCATTCTTCCCCGCATGGATCTGGCTGATAATTTCCTCAGTAATTTTCTGCAGGATGCTGGTCAGTGCCGTGCTGGCGGCGCCATAGTAATATGGCGCATCAGGATAGCCCGTGGAGATTTCTTTTAATTTTCCCGCTTGGTTGTCCCTCAGGTCAATGCCGACGGTAAAAATGGTAACGCCCGCCTGTTGCAGCCCGTCTGCGGTTGGTTTGGCATTGCCTCTGTTTGGCTCGCCGTCAGAGACAAACACAATAAACTGTTGTTTGTTTGATCCGTCTTTCAACAGGTTGCTTGCGGCCTTTAATGCGTTTTCATAATTTGTTCCATCGTTATGATTGGCATTAAAGTTGTGGTTGTCAATCTGGTCCGTCAGTGTTTTTACGTTGTCCGTCAGCTCCTGGGTCATGTTGACGTTGCCTGAAAAGCCGACCAAGCCAATCTTCACCTGGCTGCCATCGGTCAGCAATCCATTGACAAAGGTCTTCGCGGCTTCTTTTGCAAGCGCCATTCTGGTTGTGGTCGTGTTGTGGTTTTGGACCTTTTCCAAGTCCCAGAAAGTTTCCCTACATGTGTCACATGTATAAACCGTTACGGTCCCTATAATCGGATACCATTCTTCGTGAGAAGAATAAGACTCCGCCGCACATTTCTGAGAAACCCGGTCGTCCATACTGCCGGAATCGTCAATAACCAGCACGATATCCGCGGGGTGGTTGATCGTCTCAGGGTTGTCCTTGCTTGTTCCGGTGACAGACAGCGTGACGGTATAGGTTCCATCGTCGTTTTTGGAAACCGTTTTGTTTGCCGTCACACCAGTAGCTGCCGCAGCTTCATCCTTGTCGTCGTATGTATTCCCTGTCGCCAGCACGCTGACGGGCAAGAGGGAACATACCATTACAAGGGTCATTAAAATCGCCACGACTCTTTTTTTCATGCTCTTCCTCCTTCACATCATATTTGTTTTGCCTGCGCTGGGAAGCCCTGAAAGAGGGATGTGACTCCTTCAGTCCAGACAGTCACCGCAGGCGGCGCGTACCGCCGGACATTTCTGCCGTTCTCTTCCCCTCGCATTGGAAGCACCCCCTCTGTACAGCCAGGTGCAAAGCAAAGATTGCGCAGGATGGCTGCCGCCAGACGCACTGATCCCATGAGCTGACCGCCGGTTCTCCATAGGGCATGGAATTCCGCCAGGCGAAAACAGAGCGCCGACATATGCAGAACAGCCATTCTCCGGGAAACCTTCCGGACGCACCTTTTCCAGTTCACCGTAAGTGTCTCGGCCTTTCAGAGTGGTTGCTCCCCATCATTTTCTGGACATCGCATCCCTCCTAGAGACAAAAACAACATTTCGTTCATTTATTCGGCCCAGCCGGTAAGGTTTCGCGGTAGAAACGCAAAAATAACTGCGCCTATCCGCCCTTTTTAAGAGCAGATAGGCGCAAAAATTTAAAGCCGCAAAAAAACAAACTCTCCGCGGCTTAATTTTTCATACCCAAAAGCCAAAAATATCTTGCGTACAATAAAGTTGAGTGATATTATGGAAATAAATGTATAGGCAAAAAACGATATTTCTCGTATTGGTTATGTCAAAATGTTGTTTTTGTCCCAAGCACAAATATGACGAAATGTTGTTTTTGTCTATAGGACCAATCCTAATCGTTCCAACATCTGAGCGTGTTCCACGCCTGTGGTCAAAAGATAGATGCGGGTGGTTTCAACCGAGCTATGGCCCAGCACATCCGCCAGACGCACAATGTCCTTGCAGGACTTATAAAAAGCAGCAGCAAACACATGGCGGAGATTATGAGGAAACACCTTGGATGGCTCCACTCCCGCCCTTTCACATAGGCTCTTCATCTCCGCCCATATCTGGCGGCGTGACATTCCCTTGCCACTTCTGGTGAGAAAGATCTCTCCAGAAGTGATTTTTTGCTTTCTAGCGTATTTCAGCAGCTTCCTGCACAGCTTATTGGGAATAAGAATGGTACGAATTTTGCCCTTCAGTGAAATATCTGCCCGTCCTGCCTGCACCGCCTCCACCGTGAGATAGCGAACCTCACTGACTCGAACGCCAGTACCACAGATAGCTTCCATCAGCAGAGCAAGACGGGGACGGCTCAGGTTCGCCGCAGTCTCCACCAGCCGCTCATACTCTGCTCTGCTTAGTTCCCGTCCGGCATCCCGGAACAGCCGCCGCTGAAGCTTCAGAAATTTTACCTGACAGTCTTCCCATCCCGCAAACCGAAAAAAACTATTGACCGCCGCCAGCATGGAATTTACCGTTACCGGCGCGTGGTTGTTTTCCAGCAACCTCTCCTTCCATTCCGCTGTGAGCTCTTTCGTGACACTCCGGTTTCCCAGCCAGATGCGGAACGCTGACACATCCCGCAGATATTTTTCAATGGTGCCGGGGGCACGTTCATTGCTTTGCAGATATTCGCTAAAGGCTAAAAGCAGCTCATTTGTAATCAGTTGTTTTTCCATGTGTTCTTTCTCCCTTGTTCAAGATACGGCTATTGTCCCTTGTGTGGGGAAGAATATACCGGTCTGCCTGGGACCGCTAATGCTCTTCCTACCTCTCCTTCATCTTGTCATTGGTAGCCCATTCCCTGGCTGTGATGCTGTTTCTTTCCTTTTCGGTCAGCTTCATGCGCAGGTCCTCTTCCAGTTGTGACACGGCCATCACAATGTGGCTGTACACAGCCTTCCGCACAGGTGGGTATGGGCCGCGTCGCTCATCACCAAACCTATTCCGGCTCGTGGGCTTGGGGAATATTGATTTCATGTTGCAAAGCGTCCAGAACAAGTCTGCTCACGTGGTTCTGGATTCCATCCTCCGCACAGCTGATACCTGAATATTCCTCGGACATGCCACGGATTCCTTTCCATGTTAAGCAGGAATCCATCAAAAAGAGGTTGTTAAGAAAGAAGTGTCGCCCTCCAATCCTATCAAATCTATGGGGATTCGTTCAGCAGAGTTCCAGAAAGCATCTGGCAATATCACCGACACAGAGAAAAATTTTTGCCAGGCGCCCCTGCGCACAGGCGGGAAGTCTTTCCACCTGATTGCGCCCCAAGCGGCTCGCCGTTTTGCCGGCAAGCCACACATTCGTGTTCGTGATTGAAGGGCATTCTCGTGTATTGGCACCGCAGCTTTCTCTTCTATCCGGAGCGCTTCCATACGATATTGGCGGACAACGCCCTCCTTTATGAGTGTTTAGATCTGTAGCACATAAAAAGAGGAGGATCTGCTGTGCAGATCCTCCTTAAAATTTTGCAGTTTTCCGCCGGAAATAAGGATAGCGAATGCCGTCAGCCTCTGCATCCCCCTTGCTTTCTGTAAAACGGAGCGCCGAACCCCATGCGGCATCCTAATTGGTGTAAGCGCCTCATACTCTTTCAGGGAACTTCTCTTCGTCGTAAAATCCCCCCTACTCTGGTACATTCTGGTCCGTGAGCCAGCCACGAATATCTTTGATATTCATTTTGTGGGCAGCTTGTCTACATCGCAAAAGAGGGATGGCGCCACTGGCGCCATCCCTCTTTTGCGATGTAGATTCTCTTGCATTCAATAGGGCTTGACGATCTCTCCATAGACGTCTGGCCTTCTATCCCGGAAAAAGGTATAGTATCTAGCCCGCTCCTTCTGAGTCAGGGAGAGGTCGATCTCTGCAGAAATTACCCCCTCCTTTTCCTCATCCAGCGCGGCGATCTCCCGTCCGACGGGGTCCATGATCTTGCTGTGACCAAAGAAGCTCAATGTCCCGCCGTCGTTCCCGATTCGGTTGGCAGCAACCAGATGAAGCGTGTTGTCAAAGGCCCGCGCCTTTGTAATGAGATCCCAGTCGTCCGCATAGGGATCTTCCCAGTTGGTGCTGACGATCAGCAGGTCCACACCTTGTAGGGCATAGCATCTGGCCACCTCGGGGAAGCCTGTATCCCAGCAGATCATGATGCCAAGCTTGCCGATCTCTGTGTCAAAGACCGGGAAGCCGCAGCCGGCGCGGCACCATCTCTTCTCGTCGGCAAAGGGATGGACCTTGCGATAGGTTCCGCGGGCTTTTCCGTCACTGTCGATCAGCACCGCCGCGTTATAGAGAACATCCGTCAGGACAGGGTCCCGCTCGGGGAAGCCGTAGACAATATGCACATGGTGCTTTCGGGCAAGTTCCCCCATCAGACGCATGCTCTCGCCGTCGGGAAGCGTTTCAGCCAGTTCCTGAAACATTTCGGGTGTTCCCTCATAGCCAGAGGTCATTAGCTCCGGGAACACAATCAGCTGCGTCTTGGGGTATTGGGTCATAACAGTTTCCACCCAAGAACGCATCTTCTCCAGATTATACTGCTTATCGCCAAGCCTTGGCAGCAGCTGCACACAGGAAACGGTAATCTTCATGTTGTCCTCCTCATCGGGAATTCCTTCCCTTG
Above is a genomic segment from Pusillibacter faecalis containing:
- a CDS encoding carbon-nitrogen hydrolase family protein, which translates into the protein MKITVSCVQLLPRLGDKQYNLEKMRSWVETVMTQYPKTQLIVFPELMTSGYEGTPEMFQELAETLPDGESMRLMGELARKHHVHIVYGFPERDPVLTDVLYNAAVLIDSDGKARGTYRKVHPFADEKRWCRAGCGFPVFDTEIGKLGIMICWDTGFPEVARCYALQGVDLLIVSTNWEDPYADDWDLITKARAFDNTLHLVAANRIGNDGGTLSFFGHSKIMDPVGREIAALDEEKEGVISAEIDLSLTQKERARYYTFFRDRRPDVYGEIVKPY
- a CDS encoding tyrosine-type recombinase/integrase, which encodes MEKQLITNELLLAFSEYLQSNERAPGTIEKYLRDVSAFRIWLGNRSVTKELTAEWKERLLENNHAPVTVNSMLAAVNSFFRFAGWEDCQVKFLKLQRRLFRDAGRELSRAEYERLVETAANLSRPRLALLMEAICGTGVRVSEVRYLTVEAVQAGRADISLKGKIRTILIPNKLCRKLLKYARKQKITSGEIFLTRSGKGMSRRQIWAEMKSLCERAGVEPSKVFPHNLRHVFAAAFYKSCKDIVRLADVLGHSSVETTRIYLLTTGVEHAQMLERLGLVL